The following is a genomic window from Onthophagus taurus isolate NC chromosome 1, IU_Otau_3.0, whole genome shotgun sequence.
GGATTATTTCATTTACCTATTGGAAAATAAGATTAACCCCTTGGCGTAATTGGAAGAACTAAACATTTCTACCAGTGTCATCCAGAAGGCTGCATAGAATAGTACACCCGTTATTAGGTCTAAATTAGCAGAAATTAGAAAGCTAATTGTTAAAAAGCGGAAACTTAGAAGATGATGCCATAAATCAAGAAGCCCTCAGGATAAAGCTCTGCTCAACAGATCCATCCAAgctaactaaaaaaataaaaaatcaggTAAGCATCAATCAGCAAGTACCTCACAGAACTTACTGTAGATAACACTGAACATTTTACTTTGAAAAGATACTACATATCGTATGCGATCAGCAACATAAGTGCCTCTTATTAGAAAAGCTAACATTGTAGGGCTTGtaacagttttaaaaatgtaaatactTTTGCAAAAAATCTTGAAAGAAGATTACATCCTCATGCTGGAGCTAATGATTCACCGAGTCTCAACCCCAATGACAGCTTTGGTGGGATGACTGGTTAGTTCTAAGGAAGTTGCTGATGAAATTAAACTGAGAAAAACTCTCTCAAACTAACTACTTTGATCGATCAATGCTTGTATACAGCTGAACTACGTTGCACATACATGGGAACCAGCTGAAGTCATAATGATTCCAAAATTTAGCAAGAAGCTAAGCGAAATTATATCAAAGTTGTTGCAGAAAGTGATTATGTCTCTAACCTAATCTCAATCAAAGAAACCTAAATACTATCTCATTAATTTGGTTTCAGAAATAATCACTCGACCATCAACCAAGTACATCGAATTACTGATGTCGAAAAAACATTGGAAAACGAAGGTATTTGACAGAGTATAGTATGAAAGCTTACTTTATAAATTAAGACCATTTCTTCCTGTACATTTTCACCAACTTCTAAAATCTTACCATTTAACAGACACTTTTACGTTAAACATTAAGATTTTTACTCGGTACTGAAGCTAATTAGGGGGGAGTACCACAGGGAAGTGTAATGGGGCCAGCCTTGTAACTGATTTACATTTATAATGTTCCAACAATATTGTATAGCATAACACCCATTTTCGCCGATGACACGGCAGGCATGACAGTAGGAGAGGACGTGAAAAGGTCAACCAGAAAACTGCAATCTGCTATTAACAAAATTGTCATCTGGACAAAAGTGCATTAAATTCAACGAATCGATATCGATGCATACTGACTTCACAAATAAGATGATTGCATATCAACCAATCTACATTAATGGCACGCAATTACCATATACCAACACAGTGAAATATACCCAGCTTCGGTGGAAAGAGTTAGTGGAAAGAGATTATTTACAAGCTTATGTTATATAGGCAAGTATGGAGCTATCGAATCTAGTTATGGGGCTATGTTAAAGATTCCAACATCTAGGTGATCCAACGTCTCCAGAACAAAGTACTAAGCTGTGTAGTCAATGCGACTTGGTACGTGTGTAAAATGAAAAGGAAGttattaaatacttttacAAATCTTAAGTTTTACGTATAAATATGGCATAACATCAGATTCTAAATGAAGATTGtgtccataaacatttttaatgtcCAACATTTCGCAAAACCCATTGCCATAAACCTATTCGCTATTGAAAATGTTGCTATTGttttgacaaaaacaaatttaaacacATTGTAAacttatacatatataaatcacttagcttgtcaaaaatattatacatgtGTATTAATTGGCATAACCAACTTTcattagtaaaaatatttcgagTGGATGACTAGCACTTCACCTATCAATAGTTATCTTAATTCGGTGTGAAATAGCAATATGACGTGAATACTTTGCATTTCTGAATTCAAAACCCGAAAGAGTTAGGAATTACGTTCAATGTAGTAGACTTTATTAAGTATTTTGGCCgatattattatgttaataagagactcgcaaaaaaattttcctaCCAACAATGTCAgcaatttctcaaaattgcCAATATAAATACTTTCAAAGATATCTGTTTTATCAATTTCTCTCAAAATTCTTTAACTGCTCGCAAATCCATAATAATTAGAATTTCAACAGCGAATGTCTCAAGATAATAGctgattaaaaaatgttatcaatcactttttttctacaatttttatttgtcatCTTCTTTAACACATATTATGCAATAAATATAAGGAATCACCCTcataaatgaaatttactattattattaaatgtttgcttatgacattttaaagaattcttACCCTATGAATTTGATCATCAACAATTAATGGAAATCCTACGAATGCCATAATGAGTCCCACCACAAAAATTACAGCTCCTGCTATAGAAGCATGTAGTAATTTCTTATTAGCTTTCACCATTTTAGTTAGTAATTAGGAGACAATAAATCCgaactttcaattttaacacACCATGAGACCTTCACCTTTAGAAATTCTTTTATGGTATTATTCCCGATAAGTTTGAATGACTACTAACTGTAAGTTTGGTGATAAGGTATGTATATAGGTATTGATACTCCCGATAAGTTTCAAGTATAAACTGAATAGTAAAGTACTTCAATAATAGATGTATTTTTGTTCACTTagataagatattttattagtaacacaatgtgattatttttttagtttttacatTTAGGTacacaatttattaattttctaaatttttagatatccTTTGTCTATATAGATAAAGCCCGCcgcaaaagaaaaacaatcCTACTCCTATAATCAATAATCCATATAATAGGACATCTGTTATGATGAAAGCTGCGTTAAGAATTCCGATGAAATAACCACTTAGATCTTCGGGAATTGTTACagactaaaaataaagtaatttttagaaaattttgtgtaaatctataattaaaaatttacttctTCTAACCAAGCTATTGGACAAACGCTAGGGGTTAATTTTTGGGTAGCTTCAATACCAGGAATAGGCCTAAGAATCATGTTGAATTGTAATCTAACATTTCCTTGCATAGGTATGCCACTAATctgaaaaaagaaacaagatAAAACCTCATATACATTTAAAGAGGAAACAAGCCTTCTTACTGGTTCTATTTTGATGACAGTTTGATGATTCTCTTGTGATGGTTTCAATCCAGTAACTGTTTTTTGATATTCTTCGTCAGCAAATAAGAAATGAGGAAATGATGCAATAACAGGGGCAACTAAAATGGGCTTTAATAAGTCAGAAAAAGTCAGGCGTAAAATTCTACAGCAGTTTTAAAAGTACTGAAAATGTCGtaaaccttaaaaatattaagagtAAAATTATATGTAATTAACATTATAAAATCATTGTTTCACGACGCAAAAAGCAAGGTGCTGCATCGGGACGAGTTTAGTAACTTAATAACGGTCAAGATAGGAGATACCTGCTATCACCCCTACCATTCAATATTATACTAGATTATGCTAGACTACGCTAACCGTATATGCCTTCTGGCAACGCATGCTGACAGGgaaacaaaactaaataaaataacagaaTGGTGCAGGCAAGTAGGTctagatataaataaaaagaaaacatcagCAATACGCATTAACACAGAAAGCGCACACACACTTACACTTAttacatatacatatacagcGAGAACATACAAGAGGTCGAATAGTTCGACAAGCGAAGCAAGACAGAACCGGGCACAACAATGTCGCAAAACAGTCACTAAACTGGAATTCCCAGGGCAGACGGCGAAGGGGAAGGCCCACGACAGCATGGAGGAGGATAATGATGAAGGAGTTGGACGGACAGGGAAACACATGGGAGAAGTAGGGCAGGTATATTTACCTGTCTGGTTATTTAGTTCACGAAAGATATAACATCATATAcaggtcatccacgacgaccgttCATTACAACTTTATAGGGTTCTagccaaaacaaaaatttgaaaattcagatttaagtattattaattgcgttctcttcgactaaaatattttcagatttgtAGCACTTCcagttataccggaagtcgccacctactttatttttttaaatggaacaccctatatatttttacatattcggatttgtctgttttcaaggtttatgaataactttactttttgcaatctgattcggccgttctcgagttattcgaatttttctagaaaaatctactccagcagacatttgttaaaaaaatcagagaacactcgatttttgggatatcaatttaagaTTCAGAACATGCATAAGCAACATGAtcgagtatgttttggtgccgagtacggccgtctagaacgtttggtcactttactatggcacgttactttttcgaaacttggaagtatcataacatcatttttttaaatggcaccccccatattttattacttagtcgtcttgggtgtctcattttacatcttttatatcccatatgtcctatacctaacatttatagtttgggagataattagggttttttgaaaaatgcacacggTACGATAAAAGGtacgataaaattttcatgaaaaattttcaacataCGAAAAGCATTCGCAATTAGTTAATGCCAGAACAAATGTATCAAAGCAACTGTATATCTTAAATTAGAATATGCACAAGAAACATAATAGTAACAATAACAGCGTGAGTGTTAACTTTATTATGTTCTAATTGTAAGTCAGATCGCTTGTGTATGAAGtttagaataaattaagcAATCTTTTGTACAGCAAAACCGTAAATTCTTGtgatttgatttttgatatattatattttttactcAAACCGGGGAAACATACCAGTCTAGTATTCTTCTAAacatatattaaaatacatttcACACGCTATATTTCATATAAAGGTGAAAAAGACGCAAAGACTGATATAAAGTGAGTAACAATACCAGTCAATATTGATATATtagtaacaatattttttacgTATTACGCTCAATTGTAATTAAATGATCAGAGGAAACACTATGGAGATGAGATATATCAGGAAATGATATACCCAACACAAAGCCTTGGCAATCAAGGAGTGAAGGATCTAGCTGTGAAAAAGAGAAGATTCTATTTAGAGAATAGATCAGGCACAATAACATACGAAGAATACAAAGTAGTGAGAAACAGAATAAACGCAAACATTTGATCAACCAAGAAAAGCGGACAAAAGAAAATCTGAAATTTATTGAGAAACAGAAAGAAaccaataaaaatactttaaaaagcTGTACGAAGATATGGCAGAAAACCATGAAAATACGGAACGTAGAAGCAACAGGACCCAGCAGAACGTAGAAGTAAAAATCGTCCAGATGGGTCTCTAGAGACGAAGGTCATTGAACTGTCTGTAACCAAGGGTGAATACAGAAACATGATAGTGGATAAACATCTGCCTGCAATTGCAGCTTCTGCAACCTTATTTTTGCATAAGAATTCGGTAAAATTATGAAGTTTAAACTGAAATCGTAGTTTTCGACTGTTTTTGAATACTTTTAAAACTGTTTTGTGTTCTAACTAAATAAGAATTTCAAGGTGGCGTCCTTTAAAAGGCAGTATACGTTTAAGAATCATGAAAAAGACATTTCAAAGGATATTTACTCATTATCGGACTGAAGCTCCTTTCTTGAATCGCTTAATTATGTTCGCTGACAATCGCATTTTGTTTCGTCgttttgttgtttgaaagaaatGCATCAAAAGAACACTTTTCAAGCAATATTGGATGATCTGATTGAAGTGTGTACTATAAACACTTCACTGCAACGTGTAATATCAGCAATGCTATACTTGTTTCTTCATTATTTAGTTCAATTGTATGCTAATAGATGtgcaaattttcaataaagttCACTCAGCAACATGACTGTAATATCATTGATTTAAACGCATCGTCAATTATAGATTGGAATGCGTAGAAATCTCTATCACTGATGAAGAATTACTGAAAATCATTGAATATTTTACTGTAAGTGATGTTGGACGTGAATGTTCTGATACAGAAAGCATTAATGACCCTCAAGCAAACGCTTGCGCGAAATAATGAAGAGTAGGAGACCACGCCTGAACTCAAAATCGAAAATGACCCAAGTTCTGATAGCAACATTCTTGATTAAAGTAAGCCTTCGTGAAGTCAGCATATTCAACACAATGTGATCAAGGAGCACTATTCGACCGAAGATTGGACCCAAAAATGTATCCAATAAGATCGTTTGGAATAAACGACATCTAATTATTGATGAACATGTGCTTATATTTAGAAAACAGTgtaatttatcaaaatctgTCTTGGACTTGTAGATgccataaaattatttcaagtaTTTTTTATAAGGTACACAAAAAATCCacgtaaatcaaaaatttgttttctgcAAGACATATTGAAAGGAATCTACGAAAGGTACAATGCGTCTTATAATTTAGTCGGCTACTCTAAACCCCTTTAGGCCCTTTATGCATACTGCTAGTAATTTTTCGTTGGTCTGATACCATCTTGTTCGTGTGTCGCTCTCCAAAAATCCCTCAGGAACTCAGGAACCCAGTTGATCAAATTCTTAATGGTCTTAGCATTCAGTTCAGGATTACTCAAACCTCCTTGGATGGAGTTTAATGGTGTAATAGTTTTTCCTAAGAACAGTGAGAGATTTACAAAGCGAAGAGCTCGATTTCACACTCAATTTAGATGGAATTGTATATGTGAGGTAACATAGAAAGGGGTTAAATTTATTGTCTAATACTGCAACGGTATTCTGCATTTTGCTTAAATGCATCATTTTCAACATCAACTTTTATATCTTACTCACATACTAATCATATTATTGAAGAATTTGTTTTACCACATTTAAGAAGTCACTCAATAGTATCAGTGAATATGGATCTGATATttaaaagagaagaaaatCGATGTAAATTGTATGAATAGAAATgtcagaaataataattattgcacTATCTGACCAAAATTATCCTTTCAGTCCGATAAACAGTAAAACCCTCACCAGAATACAAAGTAAATTAAACTGAATTAAGCTTTCTATCATCTATCTTTGTTAAGCTGATAAGCTCATTTATTTCTCATAATTGCTGAATTAACTGAATTGAAACATTCTTTCCAAGGAAGCTATCTCGAAACTCTCATTTATATTTGATTCTGCCATACTATAACATGgtgaaatatcgaaaaaaccATTAGGCAAACACTTTTTTTCTCCATACAGATTCCTTTCATATTTCCCACAGTAACAAACATTTTCAGGATACTTATCAGGATCGCCAAatgttttttcatttaatactcTTCGATGTACTTTAGCTCCATTGTAAACTTCTACCCCATCAAATTCAGCTTTAAGagttctaaataattttttaaatgaaatgattaaaatctCTTTAACAAAATCTATAACCTGCATATTTCTGTTGTAAATAGAACTACTTCGTCTTCTTTTTGAAGTTTTGGGGGATAAACAGTACCATCTCGACCTTGTATTTTATTGCAATGTGAAAATCTTTCACCCCATATTTCATTGTATACGTATCCATTCCATTGTGTAATCCATcccaattttgaaatatcattatTACCACCGATTACAGTAAATATACCATCGTGTTTATCTTGTTTCTATAatgaaatgaataaattattaataatttatgttaCAAGAAATGTTTTcatacaaaatcaaaataagaaaactttaaagaataATCATCTTGCAAGCTAATGAATGGCACGTCTAATAATGCAGCAACTATACACATTATCCCAATTACCCCACTCCAATTTTTCGGTTCACAAAATGTATAACCATCGAACAGAATATCGCCAACACGGACTCTATGGAAAATGGTGTCTTCTAAAGTATCTGGAACCAAATATTTCCAATATTTATCTACTAGTATTTTGAGTAGGTATTCTGGAAGATATCTATTGGCTATTTGGAAGAATACCTAAAACACTTTTGTTTTTGGGGAACATTTCAaagatttatatatttattattacatttgcAATTGCATTTAGCGCATTCAATTCGTCATCTTCACTTAATTTAGAATCGGTTCTTTCACGATCAAATTCGAAATGGTAATATTGGGTGTAAGTCCATGAATCTTCAGATTCGTCGTACgatatgttatattttttcctaaacattctataaaaaatcaatatatacaaaaaatcaATACTTCTTAAACTATATTACTTATAGATATATGGCCCAATTTCTTTTACATGTGGGCGAGCTCCATTCAAAGCTACATCTCGCCAATTTTCTACTtcaaagatataaattttaaaatcaaccgTTATCGGTAGCTCTCTCCATCTTTCATAGGCATCACTTCCATACGATATCCTTAGTtgctataaaaaattaagcaaaattATGTTATGAATGAATGAAACACATTCTAAATAAAGAACTTGTTGTAATGTGTATTTTTACAGATGGGCAACAAAAAGATACCCAAAAGAGATTCTAATTTTATCATTCAAGATAATAACAATTAAGTAAATAATCGAAAAGATAATCGTAGTATGTGAACTTTGATCAATACGAAAATTagtacattaattattaattttaacaattaattcaaaataataattaaaaatttaattaccttgTTAATTTGGTCATCAATAATAAAGGGCAATAAAACCAATCCTAAAAGAATTCCAATGATTGCAATAAAAACACCGGCAATCGCCcaatataaaagtaatttattttcagatttccTCATTTTCCATAACAATACGAAATTTTTACGAACGTAACTACAACAAAACCTGTAGTTGAACTCTTTATAGGCTTCATAAAGAAATACAATACAATTTCCGatacgattttcaaaaaattgaaaattaatagatAGCACGAACGATAGATAAGAAATAATTGATGAAAGCGCAGCTGTATTTGACGATGCAACACAACACAATTTTACATTATAATTGCGCCGTTGCTTCGTGTTCCTTTCGGTagagataacaaaaaaatacttattcatttgataattttatttaggtTGTGACAGGTTTTGATGTGAAACACTTGTAATGACGGTGATAcctagttaattaattttcagtATCACccgattaaaaattattagcaATATTAAAATACTAGATTAATATAGTATACAACTGAGTAAATGAATTAGTGTAGCATAAACAATCCGTAAATACAAAACACAAGATAATATTGTGGTTTTAAAACAACTCCAACACCTGAATTATCATCTTTTTCCTCATCTACTTCTTTCAGCttgcttaaaaaatcatttttcagtttttctaCCAAATCATCAGGTAATTTAACACtctgatataaaaatataaaaaatataaaacatataaaaaaaatataaaacaaacttaataataattaataatacaaccTCTTCAGATCAAAGAATCGGCATAATCATTGAGATTACGTTTTGTGTTATAGCAATGTCTTGTACAGGTCGAACAACCATGTTGTATTGTATTCGTTTATTTGCTTCTAATATCATCTTGTagtctaaaaaataaaatctgtaGCGTAAGTTTGACAGGGTTAATATCATACTGGTTCGATCGTAATAGATGATCCATATAATTCTTCAGTTGGAGTTAATcctataatttcattttcaacatCCGCATCAAGGAAATGAGGGAATGATGTTATAAATCTATAATCTTAAATATACAAgaaagtaatttataaaatacctAAATGAAAAGAATCTTACTCATGCATGTTAACATATCTCCAAATCCCAGAAGGAGCTTTTGTTGCTTTCGTACAATAACAttcttcattattttcattggagaatacatttaaattacTCCTAGCAACATTAGAATCCATATCTTGAAAAGatgaattatattttgtttgaaaTGTTTCAACTCTACAGATATCTGGATTATAGACTTCAAATctagtttctttattattaaacggAGGATACAATAATCCATCTGTTCCACGTATTTTATTGCAATTACTTTTTTCGCCTTAccaattattcaaatattcttCATTTTTCCAAGTTTGAATTGATGCAATATCCTTTATATTTAAGTTTCTAGCTTTAATAACATATGGACTGTCATAATTcagatttttctaataatcaTATTCATGTAATATAAGATTATTTTATAGTCCGGTTCACAATCAGTAGCGGTACTGTCAAGGGATGTATTGGTGTCAATGTCCAATCGTCACATATCAAGCTTAGATAAAATTAAGATTACTATATATTGAGGAAATGGTATTGAGTAGTGTGAATAGTGGGTTTTAATCCATTGAGGACTGTCGAGacttagaatttttctagaactCAAGACTgccaaaagaaaattacgaTGAAGTTAATAACAGTGGATCAAGTTTAATACAAGTTTTTATTGGAGATAAGATTACCATAGGTAGTTACGTAACACCACGGAATACCTGATCGAAGAACTTTTAAACCGAAATTTCTATAATGAAATGCTTATAGAGTTGGGACAAATGCATAAAATCAATAGACATATGATAATGAAAACTAGAAAGAATTTTAGCACCAAAAGGCCAGAAACAAGTCGGTATGACAACGAGTAGTGAATGAGGCACGACAACAACAATTGTTTGCGCATTTAGTGCTTCAGGAAAATATATAGCTccgtgttttatttttaagaggAAGCGTATGAAtgcccaattatagcgtggaGGCAACGCTGATATGATAGCAGCCGTTATCGATTCGGGTTGGATCAACGAGAACCTATTCGTAGATTGGTTACACCACTTTATCTCCTATGCTAAGTCGTTGCAGAGCCAACTGTACTTATTCTGGTTAATTATGATAGTCATGTTAGCCTTGCTTGCTATCTGTTTTATCGCCAAAATGGAATAATATTGTTGTCGCTTTCAATATCGGGCAGCTGGTATTTGGCCAATAGATACAACCAAATTTGATGAACATTTCGTAGATGCGACATCACTACCTGAAAATCGTATTGGAAATTTGCAAAGTGGCGTAATCAGGTGAAGCATCAGGCATCATTGGTACGCCACTTTACATGCAGATAGCCAGTAGATATAATAACCAGTA
Proteins encoded in this region:
- the LOC111413417 gene encoding sensory neuron membrane protein 2-like isoform X1; protein product: MNKYFFVISTERNTKQRRNYNVKLCCVASSNTAALSSIISYLSFVLSINFQFFENRIGNCIVFLYEAYKEFNYRFCCSYVRKNFVLLWKMRKSENKLLLYWAIAGVFIAIIGILLGLVLLPFIIDDQINKQLRISYGSDAYERWRELPITVDFKIYIFEVENWRDVALNGARPHVKEIGPYIYKMFRKKYNISYDESEDSWTYTQYYHFEFDRERTDSKLSEDDELNALNAIANVFFQIANRYLPEYLLKILVDKYWKYLVPDTLEDTIFHRVRVGDILFDGYTFCEPKNWSGVIGIMCIVAALLDVPFISLQDDYSLKFSYFDFKQDKHDGIFTVIGGNNDISKLGWITQWNGYVYNEIWGERFSHCNKIQGRDGTVYPPKLQKEDEVVLFTTEICRTLKAEFDGVEVYNGAKVHRRVLNEKTFGDPDKYPENVCYCGKYERNLYGEKKCLPNGFFDISPCYIAPVIASFPHFLFADEEYQKTVTGLKPSQENHQTVIKIEPISGIPMQGNVRLQFNMILRPIPGIEATQKLTPSVCPIAWLEESVTIPEDLSGYFIGILNAAFIITDVLLYGLLIIGVGLFFFCGGLYLYRQRISKNLEN
- the LOC111413417 gene encoding sensory neuron membrane protein 2-like isoform X2, with product MRKSENKLLLYWAIAGVFIAIIGILLGLVLLPFIIDDQINKQLRISYGSDAYERWRELPITVDFKIYIFEVENWRDVALNGARPHVKEIGPYIYKMFRKKYNISYDESEDSWTYTQYYHFEFDRERTDSKLSEDDELNALNAIANVFFQIANRYLPEYLLKILVDKYWKYLVPDTLEDTIFHRVRVGDILFDGYTFCEPKNWSGVIGIMCIVAALLDVPFISLQDDYSLKFSYFDFKQDKHDGIFTVIGGNNDISKLGWITQWNGYVYNEIWGERFSHCNKIQGRDGTVYPPKLQKEDEVVLFTTEICRTLKAEFDGVEVYNGAKVHRRVLNEKTFGDPDKYPENVCYCGKYERNLYGEKKCLPNGFFDISPCYIAPVIASFPHFLFADEEYQKTVTGLKPSQENHQTVIKIEPISGIPMQGNVRLQFNMILRPIPGIEATQKLTPSVCPIAWLEESVTIPEDLSGYFIGILNAAFIITDVLLYGLLIIGVGLFFFCGGLYLYRQRISKNLEN